CTGTTGCTTGCGGTACTTAACTTTTTTCGGCATCAACATAAGACAGTTCTCAGTTCTTGGTTGCCAGTTTCCCGTTGCCGGACGCGCACCGCGCATCCGGCCAAATCAGAACCTAAAACGCGCCGGCCCCGGTGGCTGCCTGCGGCTCGCGCTTTTTTTGCGCCAGAATTTCGCCGCGGTAGATCCAGCACTTCACGCCGATCACGCCATAGGTCGTCTTGGCCTCGCTGAAGCCGTAGTCGATGTCGGCGCGCAGGGTGTGCAGCGGCAAGCGTCCCTGCAGGTACCACTCCGAACGGGCGATTTCGTTGCCGTTCAGCCGGCCCGAGACGCGCACCTTGATTCCCTTGCAGCCGAAGCGCAGCGCCGAATCCACCGCCTTGCGCATGGCGCGTCGGAAGCCGACGCGCTTTTCCAGTTGCAGCGCGATGTTCTCCGACACCAGCTGCGCGTCGAGTTCAGGCTTGTGCACTTCCTGAATGTCGATGTAGACCTCGCGGTTGGTGCGCTTCTGCACGTCCTGCTTGAGCTTGTCGATCTCGGCGCCTTTGCGGCCGATGATGATGCCCGGACGCGCGGTACGGATGATGATGCGCAGCTTGTTGCCCGGCCGCTCGATCTCGACCGAGCTGACGCCCGCCGACTTGAGCTTGTCCTTCAGCTCGTTCTTGAGCTTGTAGTCCTCCAGCAGCAGCTTGTCGTAGTCGCGCTCCATGAACCAGCGCGACTTCCACGGCTTGGTATAGCCGAGGCGGAATCCGTAAGGATGCACTTT
This genomic interval from Terriglobales bacterium contains the following:
- the rpsC gene encoding 30S ribosomal protein S3, with amino-acid sequence MGQKVHPYGFRLGYTKPWKSRWFMERDYDKLLLEDYKLKNELKDKLKSAGVSSVEIERPGNKLRIIIRTARPGIIIGRKGAEIDKLKQDVQKRTNREVYIDIQEVHKPELDAQLVSENIALQLEKRVGFRRAMRKAVDSALRFGCKGIKVRVSGRLNGNEIARSEWYLQGRLPLHTLRADIDYGFSEAKTTYGVIGVKCWIYRGEILAQKKREPQAATGAGAF